In the genome of Dromiciops gliroides isolate mDroGli1 chromosome 1, mDroGli1.pri, whole genome shotgun sequence, the window TTTCTCCTCAAATCATTGTAAGTTATATATTCTCAATGTTTTCTTCCTCAACTATTTTGTCCGTAGGAGGGCAGGACCAGTGACCATTATAGCAATGTGAGCATCATGGACTTCTGGGCTTTTTTGTTCCCTGTCATTTTGGAGGAAGGGAATTCAGTTCAACTCCCCTTACTAATCAACAGTGCCAGTATCTTTTGCAATTGCCCAATACAGCATTGTTGATAGACTGGCTCAATAAAACAAACAGGACTAGTAAGTCCTGGGGAAATTTCTACTAATCAAATATATGAACTATTGCAAATCAGTTTTTCAAATTGAAACAGAATATAATTCCCAATACTAATCCTTAAAATACAAACACATTCCTGCAAAGAGAACGGCTGATTCATATGATTCTATAGGtacataggatttagaattgaaagggacattAATTTGTCCAGTTTATTGCCATTATTTTCAAAGATAAGTAAACTAAGAAACACAGAGCTGAAGCTACTTGTCTAAGGTTGTACAGGAAATGACAGGACCAGGCTTTGACCCCATATTGTCTGATTGGAGAATAAGTGCTCCTCTTTGGTAAGGAAGGAGATGAAAATAAGGACTCTCCCAGGCCCCCTGGGCTTAAATGACATGAAACAGAAAATCCATGGGAGAGAGGCAgctgggaaaggggggagaggaaggagattcTGAAACAAGAGGTGTGGCCTAATAATACATATGCGTGCACATATTTAtgtttgtacatacatacaccaTACCTCTAtctataaacatatgcatatatgtccaCATTCATAGGCATTACATTATACTGTACGTATGCATtaatgcttatatatgtatacttccatctttaaaaacaggtgcatatgcatgtatacgttcatgtatatatgcacatatgcatgccCATATACTTCTAGGTATAGAAATATGGGTGTACATATTCATGTGTATACACATTCATgtgcacatatatctatataaacatgtgcatgtgtacaattcatatatgcaaatgtatatacatttacttttatatatagaaatgcaatACATAGgtataatgtatgtatacacatgtacatgcatttATTTCTACTTGtagaaatatatgcatgtataggtAAATATTAATGTGTATTTATGTCCTATGTTTAGAAATATCTATATTgcaatacatatttgtatataaacatgcatgAGATATACTTTTATGTAGAaaacatgtgcatgtatatagtGTGCACATACACAAGGAAATATACATccatgtatagaaatatatgcatgtatgtatatattcatgcatgtatacatatgtctatatacctCTATGTATAAACTATGTGCATATCTATtaatgtgtacacacatatactttttgTATAGCACTTATATGCacctttatttatatatgtatatacatatatgcacatacttctatgcatgtgtgtgtgtacatgtgcatgcacTCATGTACCAGATAggcctggctttttttttaagatcagaagcactcccagccccacccctaccccacaaGCTTCTTCTAAGAGAAGTATCTTGCTGACactgaaaaaaggggaaaagaatgcTGACATGATCACCTGGTTAAATGCTCAGTAAGGAATAAATAAAGCTTAGTGTCTTCCTTCAAAGCTAAGTTCAAGTGCTATCTCCTGCActagacctttcctgatcccctgatTTGCCAGTACCCCTCCCAGAGTTCCACCCCCCGCaatgaaattactttgtacttaGCCACCCATGTACATGTTATTCTCCCAACAGAACAAAAACTTCTCGAAAGCAGGAACTTCTTGGTTTTTATTTCTGTATACCCAACACCCAGTACACTGTGCCTAACACATAGACACTttgatgtttattgaataaatgaccATGCATCCTTCCCACTTTCACAGGTCTAGGCAAGCCACCTGTAAgagcaccccctccccctcccaccctcaaTTCTATCTCCTTTGCATGCTTCTCTACAGTTGATTCCTCAATTTTACCATGTGGGAAAAGCTCTACACTAAGTTTTACGTTTGCTTACCATACTTCTATTTCTAGAATCCagtcccttttttatttttcaaagacaaatgaaaacttttaacaagagtattttttaaaaaaataatccataTTATAATTTAATATGGTACAACAATGAAACCACACTTAAATGTTTCTATAAACTAATATTCCACTGAACTGAATATTatcattggaaaagacctcaaaCCAAGCTGAAGTGAGCACAAAACTCTCCATTACCATTACAGAACTTCAACTATGAGGTTTTAGCTCCCATTCTTTTATGTGTCTTCTAATTAACCGACAGAAACACTTTTTACATCACTTgctttcccaccccccccaaataaacacAAGTTTCTCAGcaaaatgtaatatttattgaatatctggATCAGTAAACAAAGCTTAAAGTACGAACACAACTGCAACAGCTCCACGGTGATTGGTCTTGGTGCAAAAGCGGACTCAGGACCTGCACTTAGGTAAAGCCAGTGGGGACGTTTCAGGCCGATTAATATATTTGTGCCACTGTTCAACAAAACTACTGCCTCTTTAAAgggtgggaagggggtggggatggggggaaaaGTTAGTTCTCTCAGAGGGAATAATTCTTGCATGTGCTTAAAAATTCTAAAACTTCTCTGGGAGGAGGGACCTACAAACGATCAACTGCAACAGGCTTAGCTTAGCATGGGGAGCTTATAAAACCTTTCCATGTTTCTTCACAATACTGCTGCTGATTAAAATGTGACAAATCTTCTTTCAGTTTCATGCTGCAACTTTCATTCCTCACACAGCACTGGAAAGCATGGAAAGGTTGGTAGGATATTCTTTAATGAAATATACATGGGTCTTCAGATAATGGATGATggtacatacatagatatatattttttgtaatagAAAGTCCCTTCAGTACATGGTGGTGGGGTTGATGTTTTCTTGCATTTCTGCACTGTCAGACTCAGTCCCAATGCCTTCAAGATCTCTTTCTGAGAATCCAAAACCTCTGAGGATGCTGAGCACACTGTCACCTCCAGTGGCCTGCCTCAGGGCCTGCTCCATTTGCTCTCTGCGCTTGGACTCGAACTCCAGGACTTCCTGGAGCTTTCTCTtggccttcttctctttcttcaggcGCCTCTGAACCGTGGCCCGGCTCTGCAGCTCCACTGCCAGCTGCCTCTCCAGGGTCTCCCGCATCTCCCTCTCTCTGTAGAGCTCCATTCTcagctccttcttttcttcttgcaTTTGTCTTTCCTGGACGCGGGCACTGTCTAGGGCCACTTTCAGCAGGAACTGAATATTGGTTAAAAGCGTTTCCACGGAGGAAAGGCTATCAGCAAAAATAAAAGGGGTTGTGAATCCAGGAGCCACGAGCTGTCCAGCCAGCTGACCTTTATCTAGGTTTGGTTTCATTACCGGAATGGCAATTTGCATCTCTCCTGTTTGTCTTGCTTCCCAAACTTGactgtaagcatcttgagggcaggttCCCTGTCTGATGCTTCTTTTTGTCCCCCACAGTACCTTGTGCTCAATAAAAAGCTCTTGACTGAGGGATAGAACATTTTCCTTCTGGAGTTTTTTTGGATTCGATCCATTACCTTGATCAGGCAGCTCTTTCTCTCCATCATCAGGCATCAAAGAAATTACCTTGGGTGTGTCCTCAAGCTGGGAAGGTGAGCAGCTAGAAGCATCCAGGCCCTCGGGCCCACCGCTCTCTTCTGGAGAAGTAGCAGGAGAAGAGCTGTCGGTTTCTCTGATAACAGAAGCACCTGCTCTGGAGAGTGGACTCTGCCTCTGAGCTGCTGCAGCCATATTGGAAATAGTATTGAAGTGGTTCATCTGATGCATCACCATGGCAACTGATGCAGGAGGCAGGCTAACGGGAAGTAGGGGGTGGGGCAACATCATAAATGGCAGGTCTAGCCccgcatttgaattcagttcttcgtTTTCCGATTCAGCTCTCTCTGGGCTTTCCTCCCCTTGGAGGCCGTTTGTAGCCGTGAGCTTCATCTTCTGTATTATCTTTCGGGTCTCTGCAATTGCAGCCGCTAGGATACGGGGAGCAAAGGGAAGGCGCGGAGATGAGAGGCCTGGACCACAAAAGGGCCGGAGGAAGCAAGCATTGTCCGATCCCTACCCTCCCAGGGTGCAATGGCGCCGCGGGGGTGGGGCGTCCTTGGTCCTGAGCTGGCGTTGGGGGATGGGGCGGGTGGGTGgataggtgggggggggggtagcagCTGAGGTATATAAAAGTTTCAAAGGCTTTTCTCGAGCTGCGGGAGCGGCCTCGGCGGCTGCGTTAAGCGGAGGCGGGTCTGCAGCGGTTGCCCCCCCCACTCCCGGCCCTTCACGGTCCCCAAACCCCCTTCCCCTGATTCGGACCTGCTCGAGGGTGTCCGCTGCGGGCGATCGGGCCAGTCTCTTCCGCTCTGTGAAGACCGCGTGGAACCCCGCGATCCGGGGCTGCGGGTGAGAGATCTGAGGAGCTgcggcgggcgggcgggcgcAGGAGCTCCGGCCCGTCCACCAGGAGAGAAGCCACTTCCTTAGGCCCCAGCCGAGTCACTGGTTTACACCCACAGTCCCCGCCCTCCGCGGCTGCCCGTGGCCGCGGCTGGAACTGAAGCTGTTAAtccagaggggaggagggaggagacgAGGGGAGGGGCTTGGTGAGCTGGAGAGGGGGGAGGCGACTCCCGactggatggaggatggaggggTTCGGCCCTGACCAAGCCTTTagctctcccccttcccttcccccccgcgctactgctgctgctgcagttGCTCAAAGTTGTCAGGGCCGAAACAGCTAGGGTCGTTCCCGGGGTGGGGCTCGGTCCTTCCCGCCGCTCTTGGGCTCTTTAATCGTCTCTCAGTCTTTCAGCATGTCTTTTTCACACTATTCCGAGCAGGCTCGTGTTTACCCAAACCCCGCATACATCTCTAGCCCTTAGCAAAGACAGACcagtttgagattttttttctcctcctcctcgtcctctctctctctctgcccccctcctccacctccccctttctcctccaccacctccccctcttctcctcctccctcttctcctccgcCTCTTCCTCCTCcgtctctttctcttcctcctctacctctcctcccctacttcccctctcccccctcccccgtcgtcttttctgttcctttcattctcctctattcttcattcttttgtttttcttcacctTTATTCTTCTCTCCTATTTTTGCCATCTCTTTTTATTCCCCGTTCATCTTCTCTATTCCACATCttccattttcctccattttgttctgttctccattccttcctttcattctcccCGTCCTCTCGGTTTTCCTGTTTTACTCTTTTCTCCTgtattttcctctcctctccatttttctctatcctcctcaccctccctttctcctttcttcctctttcattctcttagattcccttttccctttcttctaacttctgttcttctctcttctcctggcCTTGCCTCTCCCTCCAGCTTCCCTGTCTCAGATGATTCAGTATAGCCGGGTGGAGAGAGTAGGGGCTTCTAGAGAAATCGATCCCCTAGTTTGGATTTTTGAGCTCCTTAGCAGCTCCACCCCAGCCTAGTCATTTCTCATCAAGATGAAGGAAGGTATCATGCTAACCTTTGTTTTTATTCTCCTGGAATTTCCCTAGTGCTCCATCTTAGGCAAGAAGGtaattcagtcagtcaaccaaaaaacatttattaagcactcactatgtttTAGGCATTGAACTAAatgctggggattaaaaaaaaagagataaaaacagtCTCTATTGGGAGAAATATGATGCAAGCAACTACACACATGTAAGTTATGTACAGTGCGATATATGCGGtgtaaatagaaggtaatttcagagggaaagtaCTGGGAGGGGGGTTGTGCAGAAAAGGCTCCCTGAAGAAGGTGGTTGTCTTAAAAGAAATtagggaagccagtaggcaggGGGCAGGGGTTAGGAGGGAGGGCATTCATAACATGGGGAATGGCTATTGTCTGGAGAATAGATGGCTTCAGGGAGGGCCCTGACGAAGCCTCTAAGAGTTCAAAAAATAGAGATGTAGTCTcttgtgtgaggaagagcaatACCTTTGTCAAAGATCATGGAATACAAGGAAGGCAGTAAAATGTAAGAatcctggaaaagtaggaaggttTATAAGGGCTTCAAAAGCtaaccagaggggcagctaggtgacccagtggataaagcaccagctctggattcaggaggacctgagttcgaatttggcctcagacacttgacactagctatgtgacccttggcaagtcacttaaccccaattgcctcacaagacaaaacaaaacaaaaaaagctaatcCTACGatattgtatttgatcttggaggtaatagggagccctcagagtttattgagtaggagatgGGGTATATGATATGGTCAAACTCTTgctttaaaaaagatgatttggCAGCTAAATGGAAGATAGACTAGAGAggaagagatttgaagcagggagaccaaggaAAGGCTATTACAATGGTCCAGATATGAGGAGACAAGAGCTTGCATCATGAGGGTAGCTATATGAGTGGAAGGAAGGGACTacaaagttttttggttttttgttttggtttttgtgaggcaattggggttaagtgacttgctcagggttacacagctagtgttaagtgtctgaggctggatttgaactcaggtcctcctgaatccagggccggtgctctatccactgagccacctagctgccccaatgatgcCATCCTtaatagtaatagagaagtttggaagaagggagggttttggGGTGTTGTGAAAGAATCAATTATGTTGTACATGtcaagtttgagatgcctatgggacatcaagctcaagatgtccaaaagacCTTTGGTGGGTGATTTGAAATTAGAGCTCATGAGAAAGGTTAGGGATGGATGGATTTCTATGGAAGTGGGAATCATCTttatggagatgataattgaacccatggtaGCTGACAAGATCACCAAACAAgatagtatagaaagagaagagaaaagggcccaagaCAGAGGCTTGAATAATTCCTATGGTTGGTAGGTGGGACATAGATGAATCAACAAAGGAAACGGAGAAGCAGgtaagagaagaaggagagaggagggtcATGAAAATGAGAAGAGGAGAGATTGTCTGGGGGAACAGGAAGATGAGGGATATCAAGAGAatggtcaaggaggatgaggattgaaaaaaggctCTTTGACCCCCAAACAGTTTCACACCTCCctgttctctctcccctttcctcctccttcccttcagtTTCTCTCATGGGGATTGATTTCGTTtgttctgtgtgtttgtgtgtgtgtgtgtgtgtgtgtgtgtgtgtgtgttcgctTTACAGGAAAACAcagttatcaaaagaaaaaatacatataacaTTTGGCAGGGCAAAGGAGATTGAGTCTTGTTATGTCAATAGTAAAAAGCCACCAATCAGGCCCTCAGTCCTGTTTATCTGACTTATTATTGGCCCCCTTCTCAGAGAcccctccctttttatttcctGACAATAGCAGACATTTCCAGGTGGCTCCACATTTGGCACAGCTAGGGATAGAGGAGCACATGACCAAATGACCCCACATTGAAATGGAAATAGATAAGCAGGCAGAATTCTGGAGGGTGAAGGAACACTTAGCTCCTATTAAGTGTTCATCCTTAGTGACTTTGAATCACTGAATTTTTCTGCATGACTGAAGCCAGTTCATCCATTCATTACCTGATCATGCCCCATATGCAGCCTGATgcaatctggagtcagaggagggTCTGGATCTATGTTATGCTACTTGCTAGCcacgtgaccttgagcaagttccttggtctctttccttatctataaaatgagggggttggattagaggaACATGAGGGTGATGACATTATACAGTCCCTTTGATATCTGAAAAATTCCCATTGACTTAATATAATGTTTGGTTCTTCAGGGTTCCCAGGAACTCAGTGTGTGCATatgaataaaacaaatgaattcattatgcaaaattttcacattgatcaGCAATATATGGAACATGAATTTCTATCTCCTTTTGATTGCCAAAGATGAATTCTCTCTTAAATCCATGGAAATCCCCCAAGGGGATCCTACTTCTTGAAAGTGCTACCTACTCCTAATTCTCAGTGTCTGTGACTTCATTTCCTAATGGAGTCATTGTCTCTCACTGGGTGAATAGGTCTGACcaatgagtgggggagggaggaaagtgaaATCCTTTTTCTATGTTGCTCTCTGGTAGAAGCTAAGGGTCTTAGCCCACAAATCTGCTCCTTGAATCTGTTACTTCCACATAATAGAGTCCATAGACTCCATAGCTTCCAAGACTGGTAGGTAATGACCAGGTGGCTTCCAATTCCATCAGGGAAATATCTTTTCACTTCCTAAAGGGATAATGGAGTAGACTCACCTTtgtgctttattattattttttaaaacacattaaCACCTCACCTCTCTGTTATCTacttctgtgattttattaacTGACCTAGACCTAGACTAACTGCCCTGCTTTCTAGCCCATTCCTCCCAACACATATTAACAAACACCTATATAAGTCAATTAACACAAACATTTACAAACATATTCTAGTACTATATTGACAAATACCACAGGGGCATCTGGAAGTCTTCTTCTTCTCGTAAGCTCACCACAGTCCTGAAGATTCTTTACGCCCAGAAACTCAGTGTCCTTGAATGTGAACCCCCAGCTCCAGGCCATATTTATAGTAAGGAGtcacacaccttttttttttttttttttttttttttttttgcgaggcaatgagggctacgtgctccatccactgcaccacctagctgcccc includes:
- the LOC122734499 gene encoding dachshund homolog 2-like — protein: MKLTATNGLQGEESPERAESENEELNSNAGLDLPFMMLPHPLLPVSLPPASVAMVMHQMNHFNTISNMAAAAQRQSPLSRAGASVIRETDSSSPATSPEESGGPEGLDASSCSPSQLEDTPKVISLMPDDGEKELPDQGNGSNPKKLQKENVLSLSQELFIEHKVLWGTKRSIRQGTCPQDAYSQVWEARQTGEMQIAIPVMKPNLDKGQLAGQLVAPGFTTPFIFADSLSSVETLLTNIQFLLKVALDSARVQERQMQEEKKELRMELYREREMRETLERQLAVELQSRATVQRRLKKEKKAKRKLQEVLEFESKRREQMEQALRQATGGDSVLSILRGFGFSERDLEGIGTESDSAEMQENINPTTMY